One genomic window of Microbacterium testaceum StLB037 includes the following:
- a CDS encoding TetR/AcrR family transcriptional regulator yields MTTADPSTSASAPARRGRPGYDRDGLLAVAVQLFNEQGYDATSVADLARRLGLTKSALYHHFASKEELLAVALEAALGGLEAVLDQPGAREGAASDRLRFVLTGATDVLVAQLPAVTLLLRVRGNSAVEQAALERRRVFDHRVTALVAAAQAEGGVRDDVDAAVAARLLFGMINSVVEWYRPGGSVDGDRLGHDIVRIALDGLRTA; encoded by the coding sequence GTGACCACTGCCGATCCTTCGACGAGCGCGTCGGCGCCCGCACGCCGCGGCCGCCCCGGTTACGACCGTGACGGCCTGCTCGCGGTGGCGGTCCAGCTGTTCAACGAACAGGGGTACGACGCCACGAGCGTCGCCGACCTGGCCCGTCGCCTGGGACTGACCAAGTCGGCGTTGTACCACCACTTCGCCTCGAAAGAGGAGCTGCTCGCGGTGGCGCTCGAAGCGGCGCTGGGCGGCCTCGAGGCCGTCCTCGACCAGCCCGGAGCCCGCGAGGGCGCGGCATCCGATCGTCTGCGCTTCGTGCTCACCGGGGCGACCGACGTGCTCGTCGCGCAGCTCCCCGCCGTCACGCTCCTTCTGCGCGTGCGCGGGAACAGCGCGGTCGAGCAGGCCGCTCTCGAGCGTCGCCGCGTGTTCGACCACCGCGTCACCGCCCTCGTCGCCGCGGCCCAGGCCGAGGGAGGGGTGCGTGACGACGTCGACGCCGCGGTCGCCGCGCGCCTGCTCTTCGGCATGATCAACTCGGTCGTCGAGTGGTACCGCCCCGGTGGCAGCGTCGACGGCGACCGCCTCGGTCACGACATCGTGCGCATCGCGCTCGACGGCCTCCGCACCGCCTGA
- a CDS encoding NAD-dependent epimerase/dehydratase family protein — protein sequence MRIALTGSSGKLGTVVARELRAAGHEVIGLDLRGERGPGFVQVDLTDYGQVIDALAGVNDQHDGVDALVHLGAIPAPGIRSDVATFHNNMTSTFNVFWAAVRLGIEKIVYASSETVLGLPFDVPPPYIPVDEQYAPRPESVYSLVKTLEERLAVELVRWNPELSITALRFSNVMVPDDYAEFPFDADARTRKWNLWGYIDARDGAQAVERALQNAPAGFDQFIIAAADTVMTRPNAELVAEVFPGVETRGDLGDNTTLLSIDKARRLLGYDPQHSWRDSR from the coding sequence ATGCGCATCGCCCTCACCGGCTCATCCGGCAAGCTCGGCACCGTCGTCGCCCGCGAACTCCGCGCCGCCGGGCACGAGGTGATCGGCCTCGACCTCCGCGGTGAGCGCGGGCCCGGCTTCGTGCAGGTCGACCTCACCGACTACGGCCAGGTGATCGACGCCCTCGCGGGAGTGAACGACCAGCACGACGGCGTCGATGCGCTCGTGCACCTCGGCGCGATCCCGGCCCCCGGCATCCGATCCGACGTCGCCACGTTCCACAACAACATGACGAGCACGTTCAACGTCTTCTGGGCCGCCGTGCGTCTCGGCATCGAGAAGATCGTCTACGCGTCGAGCGAGACGGTCCTGGGCCTGCCGTTCGACGTGCCGCCGCCGTACATCCCCGTCGACGAGCAGTACGCGCCGCGGCCCGAGTCGGTGTACTCGCTGGTGAAGACGCTTGAGGAGCGTCTGGCCGTCGAGCTGGTGCGCTGGAACCCCGAGCTGTCGATCACGGCCCTGCGCTTCTCCAACGTCATGGTCCCCGACGACTACGCGGAGTTCCCGTTCGACGCCGATGCGCGCACGCGCAAGTGGAACCTGTGGGGCTACATCGACGCGCGCGACGGCGCGCAAGCCGTCGAGCGCGCCCTTCAGAACGCCCCGGCCGGTTTCGACCAGTTCATCATCGCCGCGGCCGACACCGTGATGACCCGCCCCAACGCCGAGCTCGTGGCCGAGGTGTTCCCCGGCGTCGAGACGCGCGGCGACCTGGGCGACAACACGACGCTGCTGTCGATCGACAAGGCGCGCCGTCTGCTCGGCTACGACCCGCAGCATTCGTGGCGGGATTCACGCTGA
- a CDS encoding RNA polymerase sigma factor — MPSLSTATDAFLASRAADGDQLAFGVLVRRHAPFLVAFATRLTGSRADADDCVQEALITAWRRLPDLTDPEKVRSWLTTIVSRKATDRLRARKLSDQIDEQMVSAKDDPERSVVASSQMDALKKVLSELSEELRVVWVLREVGGHSYDEIAVEVGETAATVRGRLARARKIVLERMQEWR, encoded by the coding sequence ATGCCCTCTTTGTCCACCGCCACCGACGCGTTCCTCGCGTCACGGGCGGCCGACGGCGACCAGCTCGCCTTCGGTGTGCTGGTGCGGCGGCACGCGCCGTTCCTCGTGGCCTTCGCCACTCGGCTGACGGGCTCGCGCGCCGACGCCGACGACTGCGTGCAGGAGGCGCTGATCACGGCGTGGCGGCGCCTGCCCGATCTGACCGACCCCGAGAAGGTGCGCAGCTGGCTGACGACGATCGTGTCGCGCAAAGCCACCGACCGTCTGCGCGCGCGGAAGCTCTCGGACCAGATCGACGAGCAGATGGTTTCCGCGAAAGACGACCCGGAGCGCTCTGTTGTGGCATCGTCGCAGATGGACGCGCTCAAGAAGGTGCTGTCCGAGCTGTCCGAAGAGCTGCGCGTGGTGTGGGTGCTGCGCGAGGTCGGCGGTCACAGCTACGACGAGATCGCCGTCGAGGTCGGCGAGACGGCGGCGACGGTCCGCGGCCGCTTGGCGCGAGCGCGCAAGATCGTGCTGGAACGTATGCAGGAGTGGAGGTGA
- a CDS encoding aspartate/tyrosine/aromatic aminotransferase, with the protein MSDDIGASGYSLEDLSAYLDRGRVPRIAAIERNAECQAVLASMERMGRLSREIVEEQAAEPLAESWYDSIMREVMREFRAGRDIPLVRGADGVEIVVTEGALYELIRAVGDGVDGVLVGRVRLHQPEPDAPLDVRVSVSVRFGRAMTPAVDEMREGIREAIERHGDLRVGKVDVTVGDVHFDGEEDE; encoded by the coding sequence ATGAGCGACGACATCGGGGCATCGGGCTATTCTCTCGAGGACCTCTCCGCCTACCTCGATCGGGGGCGCGTTCCGCGCATCGCCGCGATCGAGCGCAATGCGGAATGCCAGGCCGTCCTGGCATCCATGGAACGAATGGGACGACTCTCCCGCGAGATCGTCGAAGAGCAGGCCGCCGAGCCCCTGGCGGAATCCTGGTACGACTCGATCATGCGCGAGGTCATGCGCGAGTTCCGGGCCGGACGCGACATCCCCCTGGTGCGCGGCGCCGACGGCGTCGAGATCGTGGTCACCGAGGGAGCTCTCTACGAACTCATCCGTGCCGTCGGTGACGGCGTCGACGGTGTCCTGGTGGGCCGCGTCCGCCTTCACCAGCCCGAGCCCGACGCGCCGCTCGACGTCCGTGTCTCGGTCAGCGTCCGCTTCGGCCGCGCCATGACCCCGGCCGTCGATGAGATGCGCGAGGGAATCCGCGAGGCCATCGAACGCCACGGCGACCTGCGGGTGGGGAAAGTGGACGTCACCGTGGGCGACGTCCACTTCGACGGAGAGGAAGACGAATGA
- a CDS encoding SDR family oxidoreductase — MSTPPVIAVTGSTGAVGGRVARDLAARGIPQRLLVRDASRAPVLEGAEVHVARYSDADAARTALQGVETLFMVSASETADRVEHHRTFVEAAAAAGVRSIVYTSFLAAAPDAVFTLGRDHAATEEIIRASGMRWTFLRDNFYMDMMELFAGDDGVIRGPAGEGRCSLVSRSDVAATAVSVLLDPSAHADTAYDLTGPEALTMAEVAQKISAVRGHPVRFLDETVDEAYASRAAFGAPRWQVDAWVSTYTAIASGDLAGVSGDVERVTGRPAQSFEEFLGAVA; from the coding sequence ATGTCCACGCCGCCCGTCATCGCCGTCACCGGTTCCACCGGAGCCGTAGGAGGTCGCGTCGCGCGCGACCTGGCCGCCCGCGGCATCCCGCAGCGCCTTCTGGTGCGCGACGCCTCCCGCGCCCCCGTTCTCGAGGGTGCCGAGGTGCACGTGGCACGGTACTCGGACGCGGATGCCGCCCGCACGGCCCTGCAGGGAGTCGAGACGCTCTTCATGGTCTCGGCCTCCGAGACCGCCGACCGCGTGGAGCACCACCGCACGTTCGTCGAGGCCGCCGCCGCGGCAGGCGTCCGCTCGATCGTCTACACGTCGTTCCTGGCCGCAGCGCCCGACGCCGTCTTCACGCTCGGACGCGATCACGCCGCCACCGAGGAGATCATCCGCGCCTCCGGCATGCGCTGGACGTTCCTGCGCGACAACTTCTACATGGACATGATGGAGCTCTTCGCCGGCGACGACGGCGTCATCCGCGGTCCCGCCGGCGAGGGCCGTTGCTCTCTCGTATCGCGCTCCGACGTCGCCGCCACCGCGGTGTCGGTGCTGCTCGACCCGTCCGCCCACGCCGACACCGCGTACGACCTCACCGGTCCCGAGGCGCTGACGATGGCCGAGGTCGCGCAGAAGATCTCGGCCGTCCGCGGCCATCCCGTCCGCTTCCTCGACGAGACGGTCGACGAGGCCTACGCCTCGCGCGCCGCGTTCGGCGCACCCCGCTGGCAGGTCGACGCGTGGGTGAGCACGTACACAGCGATCGCGAGCGGCGACCTCGCCGGCGTCTCGGGCGATGTCGAGCGCGTCACGGGCCGGCCGGCCCAGAGCTTCGAGGAGTTCCTGGGCGCGGTCGCGTGA
- a CDS encoding pyridoxal-phosphate dependent enzyme: MRYAQSVADLVGNTPLVRLSRVTDGIAATVLAKIEYINPGGSAKDRIAANIIDAAERDGHLKPGGVIVEPTSGNTGVGLALVAQQRGYRCVFVVPDKVAEDKRAVLRAYGAEVVVTPTNVEPDDPNSYYSVSDRLVREIPGAFKPNQYANPNGPRSHYETTGPEIWRDTDGRLTHFVAGVGTGGTISGTGRYLREVAGSAVRIVGVDPVGSIYSGGDIHGYDVEGVGEDFWPPAFDPTVVDAYERVSDAESFAMTRRLAREEGLLVGGSSGMAVVGALRVARDLPADAVMVVVLPDHGRGYLSKIFDDDWMRAHGYDVEPTASLIPTPSEEHSA, translated from the coding sequence GTGCGTTACGCCCAGAGCGTCGCCGACCTCGTCGGCAACACCCCTCTCGTCCGCCTCTCCCGTGTGACCGACGGCATCGCCGCCACGGTCCTGGCGAAGATCGAGTACATCAACCCCGGCGGCTCGGCGAAGGATCGCATCGCCGCCAACATCATCGACGCGGCCGAGCGTGACGGGCACCTGAAGCCCGGCGGTGTGATCGTCGAGCCGACCAGCGGCAACACCGGCGTGGGCCTCGCGCTCGTCGCGCAGCAGCGCGGCTACCGGTGCGTCTTCGTCGTGCCCGACAAGGTGGCCGAAGACAAGCGGGCAGTGCTTCGCGCCTACGGAGCCGAGGTCGTGGTGACCCCGACCAACGTGGAGCCCGACGACCCGAACTCGTACTACAGCGTGTCCGACCGGCTCGTCCGTGAGATCCCGGGCGCCTTCAAGCCCAACCAGTACGCCAACCCCAACGGCCCGCGCAGTCACTACGAGACCACCGGCCCCGAGATCTGGCGCGACACCGACGGGCGACTGACGCACTTCGTCGCGGGTGTCGGCACGGGCGGCACGATCAGCGGCACCGGGCGGTACCTCCGCGAGGTCGCGGGCTCCGCCGTGCGGATCGTCGGCGTCGACCCCGTCGGCTCGATCTATTCGGGCGGCGACATCCACGGCTACGACGTGGAGGGCGTCGGCGAGGACTTCTGGCCGCCCGCATTCGACCCGACCGTCGTCGACGCGTACGAGCGCGTCTCCGACGCCGAGTCGTTCGCGATGACCCGCCGTCTCGCCCGCGAGGAGGGTCTCCTCGTCGGAGGCTCCAGCGGCATGGCCGTCGTCGGTGCCCTGCGCGTGGCCCGCGATCTCCCCGCCGACGCGGTCATGGTCGTGGTCCTGCCCGATCACGGACGCGGCTATCTCAGCAAGATCTTCGACGACGACTGGATGCGCGCGCACGGCTACGACGTCGAGCCCACGGCATCCCTCATCCCCACCCCCTCCGAGGAGCACTCCGCATGA
- a CDS encoding cystathionine gamma-synthase: protein MSTHDAARGFDSLAVHAGQAPDEATGAVIPPIHVSTTYAQDGIGGLRGGYEYGRSGNPTRTALETQIAALEGGVRALSFASGLAGEDALLRAALVPGDEVLLGNDVYGGTYRLLARVLGPWGVRLRVVDMSDLDAVAAAIEERAPRMVWVETPSNPMLRITDIAGLARLGHAAGSIVVVDNTFASPALQRPISLGADVVVHSATKYLGGHSDVVGGALAFADAELAEKTQFLQFAAGAVSGPFDAYLTTRGIKTLAVRMQRHSSNAQAVAEHLASHDRVARVYYPGLPQHPGHELAARQMSGFGGIVSLELADGATARRFAESTRLFTLAESLGGVESLVNYPDAMTHASVRGTELAVPDTIVRLSVGIESVDDLVADVDQALASL from the coding sequence ATGAGCACCCACGACGCCGCCCGCGGCTTCGACAGCCTCGCCGTCCACGCGGGCCAGGCGCCCGATGAGGCCACCGGCGCGGTCATCCCGCCGATCCACGTCTCGACGACCTACGCGCAGGACGGCATCGGCGGCCTCCGCGGCGGCTACGAGTACGGCCGGAGCGGCAACCCCACCCGCACGGCGCTCGAGACGCAGATCGCCGCGCTCGAGGGCGGCGTGCGCGCCCTGTCGTTCGCCTCGGGTCTGGCCGGGGAGGACGCGCTGCTGCGCGCCGCCCTGGTCCCGGGCGACGAGGTGCTTCTCGGTAACGACGTGTACGGCGGCACCTACCGGTTGCTTGCGCGCGTGCTCGGGCCGTGGGGCGTGAGGTTGCGCGTGGTCGACATGAGCGACCTGGATGCCGTGGCCGCGGCGATTGAGGAGCGCGCGCCGCGCATGGTCTGGGTGGAGACGCCCAGCAACCCGATGCTGCGCATCACCGACATCGCCGGGCTCGCGCGCCTCGGTCACGCCGCCGGCTCGATCGTCGTCGTCGACAACACCTTCGCCTCTCCCGCGCTGCAGCGCCCGATCTCGCTCGGCGCCGATGTCGTCGTGCACTCCGCGACGAAGTACCTGGGCGGACACAGCGACGTCGTCGGCGGGGCGCTCGCGTTCGCCGACGCCGAACTCGCCGAGAAGACGCAGTTTCTGCAGTTCGCCGCCGGCGCGGTGTCGGGCCCGTTCGACGCGTACCTGACCACCCGCGGCATCAAGACGCTCGCGGTGCGCATGCAGCGTCACAGCTCGAACGCGCAGGCGGTCGCCGAGCACCTCGCGTCGCACGACCGGGTCGCCCGCGTCTACTACCCCGGACTGCCGCAGCACCCCGGGCACGAGCTGGCCGCGCGCCAGATGTCGGGCTTCGGCGGCATCGTGTCGCTGGAGCTCGCCGACGGGGCCACGGCCCGCCGCTTCGCGGAGTCGACGCGCCTGTTCACGCTAGCCGAGTCGCTCGGCGGCGTGGAGTCGCTCGTGAACTACCCGGATGCCATGACCCACGCGTCCGTCCGCGGCACCGAGCTCGCGGTACCCGACACCATCGTGCGCCTGTCCGTCGGCATCGAGTCGGTCGACGACCTCGTCGCCGACGTCGACCAGGCGCTGGCTTCGCTCTGA
- a CDS encoding NADPH-dependent F420 reductase: MTTVGIIGAGHIGSALAKGFAQHGYDVVIANSRGPETLSDLVAEVGEKARAATAQDAAEAGDFVVVTVPLKAYKAVPVAPLVGKIVLDTNNYYFERDGHIAELDEKQTTTSQMLQEHLPESHVAKAFNHIMASDILTDGAPAGTENRRALATSSDSDEAVALVTRIYDEFGFDTVNIGPLSESWRVERDQPAYVVRQNAAELEQNLARAER; the protein is encoded by the coding sequence ATGACAACCGTAGGAATCATCGGAGCAGGACACATCGGCTCGGCCCTCGCGAAGGGCTTCGCACAGCACGGCTACGACGTGGTGATCGCGAACTCCCGCGGGCCGGAGACCCTCAGCGACCTCGTCGCCGAGGTCGGCGAGAAGGCGCGAGCGGCGACGGCACAGGATGCCGCGGAAGCCGGCGACTTCGTCGTCGTCACCGTCCCCCTCAAGGCGTATAAAGCGGTCCCGGTCGCTCCCCTGGTCGGCAAGATCGTGCTCGACACGAACAACTACTACTTCGAGCGCGACGGTCACATCGCGGAGCTGGACGAGAAGCAGACGACCACCTCGCAGATGCTGCAGGAGCACCTGCCCGAGTCGCACGTGGCGAAGGCGTTCAACCACATCATGGCGTCGGACATCCTCACCGACGGTGCCCCCGCCGGCACCGAGAACCGGCGCGCTCTCGCCACCTCGAGCGACTCCGACGAGGCCGTCGCGCTGGTGACCCGCATCTACGACGAGTTCGGCTTCGACACCGTGAACATCGGCCCGCTCAGCGAGAGCTGGCGCGTCGAGCGCGACCAGCCGGCCTACGTCGTCCGCCAGAACGCCGCCGAGCTGGAGCAGAACCTGGCCCGCGCCGAGCGCTGA
- a CDS encoding sulfite exporter TauE/SafE family protein: protein MHADTRPPRSVRFFAVCIGVGLLAGLMSGLFGVGGGTVIVPLLVLLLGFDQRFAAGTSLAAIVPTATVGVITYAVDGHVAWIPALILAAGAVLGAQIGTWLLPKLSQTALRWAFVAFLLAVIVSLYFVIPSRDAELVLTWVTGPGLALLGVVTGILAGLLGVGGGIIVVPALLLLFGTSDLIAKGTSLLMMIPTAISGTVGNLRRSNVDLTAAACVGLAACATTALGAQIAKAVDPFVANVLFSIFLVFIASQIAIKAVRGRHQR from the coding sequence GTGCACGCCGACACCCGACCCCCGCGCTCCGTCCGCTTCTTCGCCGTCTGCATCGGCGTCGGCCTCCTCGCGGGGCTGATGTCGGGCTTGTTCGGCGTCGGCGGGGGAACGGTCATCGTGCCGCTCCTCGTGCTGCTGCTCGGCTTCGACCAGCGCTTCGCCGCCGGCACGTCACTCGCCGCGATCGTGCCGACCGCGACGGTCGGTGTCATCACGTACGCGGTCGACGGACATGTCGCCTGGATCCCGGCGCTGATCCTCGCCGCCGGGGCCGTCCTCGGTGCGCAGATCGGCACCTGGCTGCTCCCGAAGCTGTCGCAGACGGCGCTCCGCTGGGCCTTCGTCGCGTTCCTCCTCGCCGTCATCGTGAGCCTGTACTTCGTGATCCCCTCGCGCGACGCCGAGCTCGTGCTCACCTGGGTCACGGGACCGGGACTCGCCCTGCTCGGCGTGGTCACCGGCATCCTGGCCGGCCTCCTCGGGGTCGGAGGCGGGATCATCGTCGTCCCGGCGCTGCTGCTGCTGTTCGGCACGAGCGACCTGATCGCCAAGGGCACATCGTTGCTGATGATGATCCCGACCGCGATCTCGGGGACCGTGGGCAACCTCCGCCGCTCGAACGTCGACCTCACCGCCGCCGCGTGCGTCGGGCTCGCCGCGTGCGCGACGACCGCTCTCGGCGCGCAGATCGCGAAGGCCGTGGATCCTTTCGTCGCGAACGTGCTCTTCTCGATCTTCCTCGTGTTCATCGCGTCGCAGATCGCGATCAAGGCGGTGCGCGGGCGCCACCAGCGCTGA
- a CDS encoding FAS1-like dehydratase domain-containing protein: MPVNPELVGRVFPPTAPYLVGREKVREFARAVFADAPQHSDPEAARALGYADVVAPPTFAMVVQDLTLQQLLGDPDSGIELSRLVHAEQRFRYTRPIVAGDELVATLSVTGIRSMGGNAMITSEAEIVDATGAHVVTTTSILLAGEAGA; this comes from the coding sequence GTGCCCGTGAATCCTGAACTGGTCGGTCGTGTCTTCCCGCCGACCGCGCCGTACCTGGTCGGCCGCGAGAAGGTGCGCGAGTTCGCCCGCGCCGTCTTCGCCGACGCCCCGCAGCACTCCGACCCCGAGGCTGCGCGCGCGCTCGGGTACGCCGACGTCGTCGCTCCTCCCACGTTCGCCATGGTGGTGCAGGACCTCACGCTCCAGCAGCTGCTCGGCGATCCCGACTCCGGTATCGAGCTCTCCCGGCTCGTGCACGCGGAACAGCGTTTCCGCTACACGCGCCCGATCGTCGCGGGCGACGAGCTCGTCGCGACGCTCTCGGTCACCGGCATCCGCTCGATGGGCGGTAACGCCATGATCACCAGCGAAGCCGAGATCGTGGATGCCACCGGCGCCCACGTCGTGACCACGACCAGCATCCTTCTGGCGGGGGAGGCCGGCGCATGA
- a CDS encoding MaoC/PaaZ C-terminal domain-containing protein: MSEFTVGEVIAERSVHLTRESLVRYAGASGDFNPIHYRDDVAAAVGLPGVLAHGMLTMGIAVGTLADAIGDPGRIAEYGVRFTRPVVVDPETGADLHVSAKVGAVDDETARIDLTVTFAETTVLGKAQVRVRLR, from the coding sequence ATGAGCGAGTTCACCGTGGGCGAGGTCATCGCCGAACGCTCCGTCCACCTGACGCGCGAGTCCCTCGTGCGCTACGCGGGGGCCTCGGGCGACTTCAACCCGATCCATTACCGCGACGACGTCGCCGCAGCCGTAGGTCTTCCCGGTGTGCTGGCGCACGGCATGCTCACGATGGGTATCGCCGTCGGCACCCTCGCCGACGCGATCGGCGACCCCGGGCGCATCGCCGAGTACGGCGTGCGGTTCACCCGTCCGGTGGTCGTGGACCCCGAGACCGGGGCCGACCTGCACGTCAGCGCCAAGGTCGGCGCCGTCGATGACGAGACCGCGCGCATCGACCTCACCGTGACCTTCGCCGAGACCACCGTGCTCGGCAAGGCACAGGTGCGCGTGCGGCTGCGCTGA
- a CDS encoding UDP-N-acetylmuramate dehydrogenase — MPEVAPIPLSQLTTLRTGGEPARLIEAHTADELIAALREVWAEGDDWFVLGGGSNLFVGDEPFEGTVIRVRTAGIEELPGSRPDTVRLRVQAGHDWDALVAETVERGLAGIEAMSGIPGTVGAAPVQNVGAYGQEIVQTLVEVELIDESTGDVSVVPAADLGLGFRTSVLKQHYGSIPDRSAVILSVTLELERVGPGERPIAGEQLRGALGLDADDAVSLRWIRDHVLATRARKGMVLDPEDPDTWSAGSFFQNAIVSAAFARTLPEACPKWPMAPILDPVTVIPLAAFDGILPPPPVERHEVKVSAAWLIENAGLRRGFRFPRSRAGLSTKHTLALTNRGEATAAEIAELARFVQNRVHSEFGLVLQPEPVLVNVEL, encoded by the coding sequence ATGCCCGAGGTCGCCCCGATCCCGCTGTCGCAGCTGACGACGCTGCGCACCGGCGGCGAGCCCGCGCGTCTCATCGAGGCGCACACGGCCGACGAACTCATCGCGGCGCTCCGCGAGGTCTGGGCCGAGGGCGACGACTGGTTCGTGCTCGGCGGCGGATCCAATCTCTTCGTCGGCGACGAGCCCTTCGAGGGAACGGTCATCCGTGTCCGCACGGCGGGAATCGAGGAGCTTCCCGGCTCGCGCCCCGACACCGTTCGCCTCCGCGTGCAGGCCGGTCACGACTGGGACGCCCTCGTCGCCGAGACGGTCGAGCGGGGCCTTGCCGGGATCGAGGCCATGTCGGGGATCCCCGGCACGGTCGGCGCCGCCCCCGTGCAGAACGTCGGCGCGTACGGGCAAGAGATCGTGCAGACGCTCGTCGAGGTGGAGCTGATCGACGAGTCGACCGGTGACGTCTCGGTCGTTCCCGCCGCAGACCTCGGTCTGGGCTTCCGCACGTCCGTGCTCAAGCAGCACTACGGCTCGATCCCCGATCGCTCCGCCGTCATCCTGTCGGTGACCCTCGAGCTCGAACGGGTCGGTCCGGGGGAGCGCCCGATCGCGGGCGAGCAGCTGCGCGGAGCCCTGGGTCTGGATGCCGATGACGCCGTGTCTCTGCGCTGGATCCGCGACCACGTCCTCGCCACCCGCGCCCGCAAGGGCATGGTGCTCGACCCCGAGGACCCCGACACCTGGAGCGCCGGCTCGTTCTTCCAGAACGCGATCGTCAGCGCGGCCTTCGCCCGCACCCTGCCCGAGGCGTGCCCCAAGTGGCCGATGGCCCCGATCCTCGACCCGGTGACCGTGATCCCGCTCGCCGCGTTCGACGGCATCCTGCCCCCGCCCCCGGTGGAACGGCACGAGGTCAAGGTGAGCGCCGCGTGGCTGATCGAGAACGCCGGCCTCCGCCGGGGCTTCCGCTTCCCGCGCTCGCGCGCCGGGCTCTCGACCAAGCACACGCTTGCGCTGACCAACCGCGGTGAGGCGACCGCGGCCGAGATCGCCGAGCTCGCCCGCTTCGTCCAGAACCGCGTGCACTCGGAGTTCGGCCTGGTCCTGCAGCCCGAGCCGGTCCTGGTGAACGTCGAGCTGTAG
- a CDS encoding pyridoxal phosphate-dependent aminotransferase: MTSRAPLSRKLSAIAESATLKVDAKAKALQAAGRPVISYAAGEPDFATPSFIVDAAAEALQDPKNYRYTPAAGLPVLREAIAAKTLRDSGLEVAPSQVIVTNGGKQSVYQAFQTVVNPGDEVLLPAPYWTTYPEAIALADGTPVEVFAGADQDYKVTVAQLEAARTDKTTVLVFVSPSNPTGSVYTPEETAEIGRWALEHGIWVITDEIYQNLTYEGVRAVSIVEAVPELAEQTILVNGVAKTYAMTGWRVGWMVGPADAMKLAGNLQSHLSSNVNNVAQIAAAAALNGPQDEAEQFRLAFDRRRQLIVSELAKIDGVEVPNPLGAFYVYPDVRGLLNRSWDGVTPTTSLELADLILEKAEVAVVPGEAFGPSGYLRLSYALGDDQLLEGVQRLQRLFA; this comes from the coding sequence GTGACTTCCCGCGCCCCGCTCTCCCGCAAGCTCTCCGCCATCGCCGAGTCCGCGACCCTCAAGGTCGACGCCAAGGCGAAGGCCCTCCAGGCCGCCGGCCGCCCGGTGATCTCGTACGCCGCGGGCGAGCCGGATTTCGCGACGCCCTCCTTCATCGTGGATGCCGCCGCCGAGGCGCTGCAGGACCCCAAGAACTACCGCTACACCCCCGCCGCCGGCCTCCCCGTGCTGCGCGAGGCGATCGCGGCGAAGACACTCCGCGATTCGGGCCTCGAGGTCGCTCCCTCGCAGGTCATCGTGACCAACGGCGGCAAGCAGTCGGTGTACCAGGCGTTCCAGACCGTGGTGAACCCCGGCGACGAGGTGCTGCTGCCCGCGCCGTACTGGACGACCTACCCCGAGGCGATCGCCCTCGCCGACGGCACGCCCGTCGAGGTCTTCGCCGGAGCCGACCAGGACTACAAGGTCACCGTCGCCCAGCTCGAGGCGGCCCGCACCGACAAGACCACGGTGCTCGTCTTCGTCTCGCCCTCGAACCCGACCGGCTCGGTCTACACCCCCGAAGAGACGGCCGAGATCGGCCGTTGGGCCCTCGAGCACGGCATCTGGGTCATCACCGACGAGATCTATCAGAACCTCACCTACGAGGGCGTCCGTGCCGTCTCGATCGTCGAGGCCGTCCCCGAGCTCGCCGAGCAGACGATCCTCGTCAACGGCGTCGCGAAGACCTACGCCATGACCGGATGGCGCGTGGGCTGGATGGTGGGACCGGCGGATGCCATGAAGCTCGCCGGCAACCTGCAGTCGCACCTGTCGAGCAACGTCAACAACGTCGCCCAGATCGCCGCCGCCGCAGCGCTCAACGGCCCCCAGGACGAGGCCGAGCAGTTCCGTCTCGCCTTCGACCGCCGCCGGCAGCTCATCGTCTCGGAGCTGGCGAAGATCGACGGGGTCGAGGTGCCCAACCCTCTCGGCGCGTTCTACGTCTACCCCGACGTGCGCGGCCTGCTGAACCGTTCGTGGGACGGAGTGACGCCCACCACGTCGCTCGAGCTCGCCGACCTCATCCTCGAGAAGGCCGAGGTCGCCGTGGTGCCCGGCGAGGCCTTCGGCCCCAGCGGCTACCTGCGCCTGTCGTACGCCCTCGGCGACGACCAGCTCCTCGAGGGCGTGCAGCGTCTCCAGCGCCTGTTCGCCTGA